The Theileria annulata chromosome 2, complete sequence, *** SEQUENCING IN PROGRESS *** genomic sequence TTTATCAACTCTTTTACTGTTGCTATTATTTCCAAGTGAAGTGCTTTTGTCACTGAGGAGTCCTCAAAGTGCTTCGGTGTGTCCTCCACGTATTCAACTGCTACTCTGTACAGAGGGTTTGATTCTGACGGTTCTGCGTGAATTCCAGTCATTTTAATCCTCTTGTGCGGCATCAATATCACCTGTCCTCCTTGGAAACTCAGGTTTGGTgttattgttattatttggAGGAGTGTCCCGTAGACGTGCATTTCATCGCACGATGACACCGATCCTGCATCATCTCTTAGCATTGGCAGGTTATTTGAGTTGTTGACATCATTTGGTCTTTCGGCTTTAGTCAGAAACCCTCCCACGTAATCGTGGCCTGAATTCTGCTTTACATTTGATAGGCACTTGATCACTGCTTGGTCCTGTACTTGCAAGACTTGGTAGAACCCTGGAAATGCTGGCTTTCTAAAAAGTGCTAGTGCTGGCAATGCGTGTACTCTCTTGGAATTTGAGAAATGAATAATGGGCAGTGTAAACTGTGCAGATATTAGGTGATCCGAATGATCTCCACTGTCACTTTTATCAGTCCTAGGCGGTTTCTCATTGTCACCCTTATCCTTCGCATCCTCATCTTCCTCCTTAAATATAGATGTTTGAGAACTAGTCTGTTCAGTTGATATATATGGTTTTtccttagtagtattatATGTTGTACTACTGTGGGAAATATACAGAGGTATTGGTTTTCTACGAATTTTACCAGTTTGAGCCTGTCTTCCGTACTTATTTTTCGGCTTTGATGCGTTCAGAACATCGTAAATGATCGTCGACGGCTTCTTTACAATCTCATTCGTATCATCATAATCTGACAGTTTCTCCTTTTCCTGAATATCTTCTATCTCATCTTCTTTACAACTCAAATCTTCGTGAATTTCCTGAGTTTTGGAATCTTTACCTCCTCTTTTAGTTGAATACCCTCTTAATAGTACAGATTTAGCTAATTTCTCAGAATTCCATGATATTTTTGCTGATTGAATATCTTGTAATTGTAGATATACTGGATTATATCCtttatttctaataatacaaCTTGAACTGTATGAAATAGATCTCGCGAGGTTTAGAATCGATCCTTTGGCGGTCAAAAATGTTTTACTTAAAGGCATTATAGTGAAccatattatttattgctttatattacaattgATTGGTGGAATCCAATAATAAGTGTTCTTGATTTCTCTATCGTTTGAATTTTGTTGAGAAAGTATCAAATAAAGATTACTGAAAACAGAATAGGGcttaaagaatataaaaatttatgaatataCAGTCTGTTTATCTTGTAGtttacataatattaaaattttactaaCTTTGTGTGGTGTGGAATCATGAGCATtactttatatataaatacaacACATCATTCAtaaaatcataaaattCTGAATTTGTATTAGATAACTTTGTGAAACTACAGTAAtcaatacattttttaatttacatcagattatcaaattacagctatttattaaattttaatttaaaattttcacttaattataaagtTAAACTTGGGTTGAGTGCCTTAATTCTTCGGTCTATCTCATCACACTGCTTTTCAAGGTCTATGAGACTCACTTGGTGGAATGAGAGTACTTTTGCGATGGTGTATAGTGGCTCTGGTTGGCAGGCCTCTGCTGTTTCTTCCGCCACCTTTGTGGTTGTTGATAACTGGTCTGATAGTTCCTGTAGGTTCCTTGTTATTGCTTGTACCATATTATATCCATTACTTCGATTATTTAGTGACTCAAGTTTCCCTTTAAGAACCTTTTCCATATTATCCAATACTGAAAGTGTCATCTTCTGTTCTTCTTCCATTGTCTTGATTGAGGCTTCCATTTTTTTATGTTTTTCCAAAAGTTCCTTGTGCATTGTTAGCAGGCTGTTTATATTGTTACATTGTTGAACTATTTGTCTATCTATTGTCGAGACTTTGTCTGAGAAGAGGTTGAATGACTCCACCTTCTTGGCTACTCTCTTTTCCCAGCTATCTAGTAATTCTGCTATTGTGTGCTGTTCGGTTACGCTAAAGTCTACGTCCAGTTTAGTTAAATCCTGTGCTCCAGCATATGAAGTCTGGGTTGTTCCCAGGGTCGTTGTTTTGGTCGgttctaaattaataattatttaaacttatttataataCCTGTTGTATCTGTTGATGGCATTGAGAATGTGACCTTTGGTCCCgctaaataaatatattattaacaataaaCATACTCTCTTTAAGTTTAAGGGGATCAGACTGACCCAAAATGTCTCCTGTTTTCGTTGAATCTGTTCCAAAAGCTTGAGTCTTCCCTGTATCTTTCTGACCTAGAAGAGAGGAAGTCGTATCAGTTGTTCCAAACAAGCCACCTGTTGCTGGTTTGTCAGATTTCCCAAAAAGATCCTTAGCGGAAGATCCAGCTGTATCTGTGGACCCGAATAACGGAGCTGAAGTGGTAGTTTCAGTAGTTCCGAAAAGCCCTCCTGTTGTAGTAGCGGTGGCAGGTTTATCTTCTGTGCCAAATAACCCAGTGGTTGCAGGTTTAGTAGTCCCAAACAATCCGCCTGTTTTAGATGTTGAATCATTAGTTCCAAAGAGACCACCGGTCTTACTTGTTGTATCTGTTGATCCAAATAACCCCCCGGTAGTTGATGGCTGAGAGGTTGCAAACAAATTAGTAGAGCTAGTAGTTGCTTTATCTGAAGTACTAAATAAATTCGTTGTGGTTGAAGAGTCCGTTGTCCCAAAGAGATTAGTGGTGGCAGGTGTGGTACTACCAAACAGGCCACCTGTTTTACTTGGTTCTGTGGTTCCAAATAGTCCTccagtagtagtagttccaaataaattatctgTTTTATTTGAAGCTCCAAACAAGTCTGTAGTACCTGTTTTCGTAGTATCAGAACTCTTATCCTGCGTACCAAACAGCCCACCAGAAGTAGTACTGCCAAATAAACCACCAGTCTTACTTGTATCTGAAGTCCCAAATAAACTAGTTGAAGTACTCGACTGTCCTGTTGTGCCGAAAAGGTTTGAAGTTGTTGTACTTCCGAACAAATTCGTCGATTTCTTATCTGTAGAACCAAACAAGCTGGTGTCAGAGGCAGGTGCCAgcaatttattatcatctGTTCCGAATAGCGACGGTTTAGTTGTGTCGCCAAATAAGTTTGACTTAGATGACCCAAACAATGATGTTTTTGAGTCACCTTGCTCAGTCAGGCTGGTTGTAAAGCTATCCGACTTTGAAGACAGGCTGGATTCTGTGACCTTGTGAGTCTGGTCAGTTTCCACAAGATTAAATGTGGGTGCTGTAACTGAACCCAATGAAACAGTCTTTGGTTCAGATGTGCCGAATAGACTTGGAGCTACCTTATCTCCAGATCCAAACGTTTCAAACGTCTTTAGTGACCTATCAGGTTGTCCAAACAGTTCTGTTGTTGTTTTAATAGGGTCAGGTGTTGTAAATAAGGTTGAACTTTCAGCCTCTTTCTTCTTATCAAGATCGGAATCTTCAGtacttaatttattttctgaATATAATTGTTCCTTCTGCTTATTTAGTTTCTCAACATCTCTATCTTCTACTGagtataaatttgaatcGTAGCCTTCCACAAAGTCGCTTTCCGTCAACTTACTCAGGTCAAGATGCTGCACTTCCTTGGGTTTTTCTATGTGTGTATGAAGCACTGGTGGTTCTTTATGTTGTGACGGCATCATTACGTCCGATGCTCTTGTAAAGTGGCTATCTGCGAACAAATTAGATGTTTTGGCTGAGTCAAATGTCGAGACTCCAAACACTCCAAACGGTTTACTACTTTCTTCTTTACCATTTTGATGTCCTGAACCAAATGATTTTTCGTTATCAACGGCATTTGCTGGAGATGTCGAGCTAGCTGTGTTTGTATCTCCTGAGGTGGGTGAATCCTTCACCGTTTCCGAATCTTTTGATCCAAACACTGTGGTTTTAGTTGTATTCATGGTTCCGAACAGATCATACGCTCCTTCTCCAGAATTATCAGAATGTACAAACTTTAGTGAAGTTGAGGAAGAAGCAGGGGCATTTGTAGTTGCGGAAGGTTGGTTTAATTCTGACTGTTGTTGTGTTTGATCAGTTTGGTTTCCGTCGGTGGAAGTACCAAACAGAGAACTAATTGACGACTTTGTACTGGATCCAAAAATATTTGTTGTTGATGTGTTGTTGTCAGTATCTTGACCAGCgtcattattttcatttgaaGACGACATTTGAATTGTTTTTatgtgttaataaattatgtaaaattaaaataaatacttaaatttatcaatgaTTAACTCTTATCTCCCCATGTATATAAAACATATAACCTAATCAAATTACtatatttgttatattataatatttacaaCCATGTTAATTACAATTAATCGCACTCgattaacaaatttatatatttaactactttttaaatatacttattttttaaaattttatacaacTTTGTTCAACAAATTCacaatttcatttatttttaatatataatcttCCGAAATATGGAATCCTATAATTTTGACCCTACCAAATTCGATTTGGATCCCGAATTTAAAAACTCAAAGTGCTTAAACCTTTGTGAGCTTCACTTAATTCTTGGTGATCAGCTCAGACTCCATCATAACAGGAACGATACAGCAGTACAGTAcgtttttattaatttaaaatgattttagaTTCATTAAAACATCTCACGAATACGCCAGTCGGTTTGCTATTCTAAAGTGCCGTAACGCCATCGTTGACATTAGAACGTTTGTTCTTGctaattagttatataaatttgcAGAACAATAGAGCGCGACGGACTACTCCACGAGTTTGAAATGGCAAGTTTGGTAAATTTGTTACCCAAATCCGCTGACGAGGCTAAATCACTCATCCCCTCACTATGCAGAATCCCCGATGACAAGATAAATAAAATCTTGGAACTACTCGAAAGTTACAGAATACAGTCTTAACCTGTTGGTTATTGaattaactataaatttagtatGGATTTATGTACATGAATATTCAACACgcatatatatatatagttaattatatttactaaGATTACATTAGCAGGAACTAATTTGCGGGAAAGGCTGAACCGTACTGAAGACAATCATGAGTCTTTCCCACGAGATGTAACCCTTCATATAGCCCCTTTTGATCAGATTGGCACAAATGCATAACATCTAAACAGCATAATTCAGCACTAAGGTACCTCGTTATCAGACATCTCTGGAATTTGGCACCTTGCAGTCGTGGTTAAAACCCCAACAGGAAGCATGTTGTTCTTCCCAGAGGGAGCGTGGGTGTTCCACCATTGTTTCCTAAAAACTCCAGTGAGATGTTAGGGTAAGAAACTTACGATTTCTTAATCATGGTTCTATATGCCAGGTACTTGAGCTGTTCTATGCACAAAATCGTTCCTTCCTTGATGAACACATCGAAGAAGTTATCCTAAATGatactaaattattatttcatacGATTGTTTTTGTGAAACGATGCACATCTCCCGACACAATTGACTTAACAATCTCAGAATAGTGGTTTAGGCTGATggtaattattaaaaacaCTAATACTTGTATTTTTTGAGGAGGTATTCTGGTGGTATTTTGCCCAGTCCAAGACGAACAACAATCAAACACTCAAGAATATgtctaaaatatatatttatttcctGGTGTGAAATGGATCATACTTTCTCATCTTGACGTTATCCTTTAGGCAATTTGAAAATGCCCATGAAAGGTGTTCCTCAgactaaaatttattataattttaactcACCTCCAAGTACTCTTCCTTTTGCATATGTAATTTTCCGAGGTAGTACCGATAGTTAATAAGTGGACCCCTTAGAGCCTTTGagtaattaatatttctaattgacaataattaaattaaaaaatacgTTGATTCAATAGCTTTTAGGAAACCAGCCGCCATTTGCATATTTCCAAGCTAACAAATTTTGAACTTTAGAAAATGTACCTGCATACACCCCTTTATAGACTGCCCGAGTAGAACGATATATGCTGGAAACATACgttataatatttcataCCTGAATGTCTTGACTCATCTCCTCTAACTCTGCCCATTTTACTCCTAACATTGTTTAAGACTTGtttcatatatttatccTTGTCGTCCTCTGCGTCAAGGTCTCGCATATCAATCCCAGATGCGTTTGATCTATCGGCCTGTGTATTTTATTAGTGTCGTAAATTtggtaaattaatatacaatgATATCCAAAACATACATATGCGCCTATAATGCTTGTAAAGTTACATAGTGAGTATAATCCCGGAACTAGCCAGTGGTGTTCAACGATATTCTCATCCAAGTATATATCGAGCCATAGACTAAATTATAGGTAATAACTAGAAACATACTCCAGCAACTTGAAACTCTTCTTTAGAATCTCATCCCACGTCATCTTATTATTTGCGATAGCTATTCTCAGCTTTAAGAAATCTGAGAAAAATTGACAGATTCCAGGTGCAATAAGCTTATCGAACTTATTGTATGCCTGGTTGCACAGAGGCTGGAAGTTCTCCTACACAAATAATAGTAAACCAATTATACATACTTCGTTAAGCccaaacaaattattttgagACAATTTATCACATTTTGAGGATAGAAGTAACGCCAGCTCCGTACCGTTGCGATTTTCCAAGCATTTTGAAACCTCAAACACCCATGTATTTACAGTATGATAATTTTGCCCAAACatctttattattagatcAAAATACAGAGaggtgtaaaatatattcttttcttaattttatattgCACAACTTAATCCAATGATTAATACATacatacaaatttattttttatttatatatttttgtatgtattatattataaatattaatattttatataaatgacTTTTGTTGGTCATTTGTTGAATATTTCGACGGATGATGAACTTCCTTTCTATTCTcaggtattttttatattttcctTTTATTACATTCTTATCAGATTCTATTAACATCTTCCTACTTTCATCAACAAAAGGATTCtcaaaatttatcatcTAAAAACAATTTCCTTTTCAAATCTCTTGATCCTTTAATAACGAAATCTGACATTAAAAACATAATCTTACACAGTAAGGAGCTTTCcgaatattttaacataaaaaa encodes the following:
- a CDS encoding RNA polymerase 16kd subunit, RPB4-like, putative (all_bases.cand.1507 - RNA polymerase 16kd subunit), which produces MESYNFDPTKFDLDPEFKNSKCLNLCELHLILGDQLRLHHNRNDTAVQFIKTSHEYASRFAILKCRNAIVDIRTTIERDGLLHEFEMASLVNLLPKSADEAKSLIPSLCRIPDDKINKILELLESYRIQS
- a CDS encoding uncharacterized protein (all_bases.C.cand.303 - hypothetical protein), whose product is MFGQNYHTVNTWVFEVSKCLENRNGTELALLLSSKCDKLSQNNLFGLNEENFQPLCNQAYNKFDKLIAPGICQFFSDFLKLRIAIANNKMTWDEILKKSFKLLDLWLDIYLDENIVEHHWLVPGLYSLCNFTSIIGAYADRSNASGIDMRDLDAEDDKDKYMKQVLNNVRSKMGRVRGDESRHSGMKYYNLGNMQMAAGFLKAIESTNINYSKALRGPLINYRYYLGKLHMQKEEYLESLRNTFHGHFQIA
- a CDS encoding Spm1 (nucleoporin) protein (all_bases.C.cand.304 - almost identical to Spm1), translating into MSSSNENNDAGQDTDNNTSTTNIFGSSTKSSISSLFGTSTDGNQTDQTQQQSELNQPSATTNAPASSSTSLKFVHSDNSGEGAYDLFGTMNTTKTTVFGSKDSETVKDSPTSGDTNTASSTSPANAVDNEKSFGSGHQNGKEESSKPFGVFGVSTFDSAKTSNLFADSHFTRASDVMMPSQHKEPPVLHTHIEKPKEVQHLDLSKLTESDFVEGYDSNLYSVEDRDVEKLNKQKEQLYSENKLSTEDSDLDKKKEAESSTLFTTPDPIKTTTELFGQPDRSLKTFETFGSGDKVAPSLFGTSEPKTVSLGSVTAPTFNLVETDQTHKVTESSLSSKSDSFTTSLTEQGDSKTSLFGSSKSNLFGDTTKPSLFGTDDNKLLAPASDTSLFGSTDKKSTNLFGSTTTSNLFGTTGQSSTSTSLFGTSDTSKTGGLFGSTTSGGLFGTQDKSSDTTKTGTTDLFGASNKTDNLFGTTTTGGLFGTTEPSKTGGLFGSTTPATTNLFGTTDSSTTTNLFSTSDKATTSSTNLFATSQPSTTGGLFGSTDTTSKTGGLFGTNDSTSKTGGLFGTTKPATTGLFGTEDKPATATTTGGLFGTTETTTSAPLFGSTDTAGSSAKDLFGKSDKPATGGLFGTTDTTSSLLGQKDTGKTQAFGTDSTKTGDILGQSDPLKLKETGPKVTFSMPSTDTTEPTKTTTLGTTQTSYAGAQDLTKLDVDFSVTEQHTIAELLDSWEKRVAKKVESFNLFSDKVSTIDRQIVQQCNNINSLLTMHKELLEKHKKMEASIKTMEEEQKMTLSVLDNMEKVLKGKLESLNNRSNGYNMVQAITRNLQELSDQLSTTTKVAEETAEACQPEPLYTIAKVLSFHQVSLIDLEKQCDEIDRRIKALNPSLTL